A genomic stretch from Thalassophryne amazonica chromosome 18, fThaAma1.1, whole genome shotgun sequence includes:
- the rhbdf1b gene encoding inactive rhomboid protein 1 isoform X5, whose protein sequence is MTLNLKPSWSSLDRGAADWFGVSRDNDSTQRWRRRSLQHCSHLYGGLKVHVMREMDFHSQDNLSLASTETPPPLYLPPLHPCHRHYGMQRIVDPLARGRAFRMAEEVDALSVPQTPITPATGSLCSYSSSRSALNRLPRRRKRESVAVMSLKAAAALMKGHTVGDNTMVQGHRRSFVPPSFLDEDIMDFPDDLDTSFFTHDGLQDELSTYADEVFETASEAALKQVGEESELTGSALDKNELERSHLMLPLERGWRKTKGGSAVQPKVRLKQEVVSVNGHQQRGHRIVIPVKKLFAKEKRPYGLGVVGRLTNRTYRKRIDSFVKRQIEDMDDHRPFFTYWITFVHLLTTILAVGIYGFAPVGFSQHETVDSVLRNKAVYENVKFVQQQNFWVGPSSEALIHLGAKFSPCMRQDQEIHQLMQEKRAQERESGCCVRNDRSGCLQMSQEECSSTLAVWVKWPQHLSAAELNKKPRQYGSVCHQDPRTCLEPASVSPLEWPDDITKWPVCTRHNSGNHTNLPHIDCTITGRPCCIGTKGRCEITSREYCDFMHGSFHEEATLCSQVSCMADVCGLLPFLNPEIPDQFSRLWLSLFLHAGVVHCLVSVLFQMTILRDLEKLAGWLRISIIYMLSGVTGNLASAIFLPYRAEVGPAGSQFGILACLFVELFQSWQILERPWRAFAKLLAIAVFLFSFGLLPWIDNFAHICGFISGFFLSFSFLPYISFGRSDMFRKRIQICVFLLVFLALLSTLAVLFYVYPVKCDWCEYLTCIPITDKFCEKYDLNAHLH, encoded by the exons ATGACCCTGAATCTGAAACCGTCCTGGAGCTCTTTGGACAG gGGAGCAGCCGACTGGTTCGGGGTGAGCAGGGACAATGACAGCACCCAGCGGTGGAGGAGGCGGAGCCTGCAGCACTGCAGCCATCTGTACGGAGGCCTAAAGGTGCATGTGATGCGGGAGATGGATTTCCACAGCCAGGACAACCTCTCCCTGGCCAGCACTGAGACACCTCCTCCCCTCTACCTTCCACCCCTTCACCCCTGTCACCGTCACTATGGCATGCAGAGG ATTGTCGACCCGCTGGCTCGTGGTCGTGCTTTCCGGATGGCAGAGGAAGTAGATGCACTGAGTGTCCCTCAGACTCCCATCACGCCCGCCACCGGCTCACTCTGCTCCTATTCCAGCTCCCGCTCCGCCCTCAACCGGTTGCCACGACGACGCAAACGGGAGTCGGTTGCAGTCATGAGTTTGAAGGCAGCGGCGGCGCTCATGAAG GGTCACACGGTAGGTGACAACACCATGGTACAAGGTCACAGACGCAGTTTCGTGCCTCCTAGTTTCCTTGATGAAGACATAATGGACTTTCCTGATGATTTGGACACGTCCTTCTTCACCCAC GACGGCCTGCAGGACGAGTTGTCCACCTATGCCGATGAAGTTTTTGAGACAGCATCAGAGGCGGCGCTTAAACAGGTGGGGGAGGAGAGCGAGCTCACAGGAAGTGCGCTGGATAAAAACGAACTGGAGAGGAGTCACCTCATGTT GCCTTTAGAGCGAGGATGGCGTAAGACCAAAGGAGGCTCTGCCGTCCAGCCTAAAGTCCGTCTGAAACAGGAGGTGGTGAGCGTCAACGGTCATCAGCAGCGGGGGCACAGAATCGTCATTCCCGTTAAGAAGCTGTTTGCTAAAGAGAAGAGGCCGTATGGGCTCGGCGTGGTCGGTCGCCTTACAAACCGGACGTACCGCAAGCGCATTGACAGCTTCGTCAAAAGACAGATTGAGGACATGGATGATCACAG GCCTTTCTTCACCTACTGGATTACGTTTGTCCACCTGCTCACCACCATCCTGGCTGTGGGAATCTACGGTTTTGCCCCCGTGGGCTTCTCACAACATGAAACTGTGGACTCT GTCCTGAGGAACAAGGCAGTTTATGAGAACGTTAAGTTTGTGCAACAGCAGAACTTCTGGGTGGGACCAAGTTCA GAGGCACTAATCCACTTGGGAGCCAAGTTCTCCCCTTGTATGCGTCAAGACCAAGAGATCCACCAGCTGATGCAGGAGAAGAGAGCGCAAGAAAGGGAGTCGGGCTGCTGCGTTCGGAACGATCGATCAGGCTGCCTGCAGATGTCACAAGAGGAGTGCTCG AGCACACTGGCAGTGTGGGTGAAGTGGCCTCAGCATCTCAGTGCTGCTGAGCTGAACAAAAAACCACGACAGTATGGATCCGTGTGCCACCAGGACCCCAG AACCTGTCTGGAGCCAGCCTCAGTCTCACCTCTTGAGTGGCCCGATGACATCACCAAGTGGCCT GTTTGTACGAGGCACAACTCGGGGAATCACACAAACCTTCCTCACATCGACTGCACCATCACCGGCCGACCCTGCTGCATCGGAACCAAAGGACG ATGTGAGATCACTTCCAGAGAATACTGTGATTTTATGCACGGCAGTTTTCACGAAGAGGCCACTCTCTGCTCGCAG GTCTCTTGTATGGCTGATGTTTGTGGTCTGTTGCCTTTCCTCAACCCTGAGATCCCGGACCAGTTCTCCAGGCTCTGGCTGTCTCTCTTTCTTCACGCTGG GGTCGTGCACTGCCTGGTGTCTGTGTTGTTCCAGATGACTATTCTGAGGGACCTGGAGAAGCTGGCTGGTTGGCTGAGAATCTCTATCATCTACATGCTAAGTGGTGTCACTGGTAACCTGGCTTCAGCCATCTTCCTGCCCTATAGAGCTGAG GTGGGTCCGGCAGGAAGTCAGTTTGGAATCCTGGCCTGTCTGTTCGTTGAGCTGTTTCAGAGCTGGCAGATCCTTGAGCGGCCGTGGCGAGCGTTCGCCAAACTGCTGGCCATCGCTGTCTTTCTTTTCtcctttggtttgctcccatggATTGACAATTTTGCCCACATCTGTGGTTTCATATCAGGATTCTTCCTATCGTTTTCCTTCCTGCCATATATAAG CTTTGGCCGTTCGGATATGTTCCGGAAGCGGATCCAGATCTGTGTCTTCCTGCTCGTCTTCCTGGCTCTGCTGTCCACCCTGGCCGTCCTCTTCTATGTCTACCCTGTTAAATGCGACTGGTGCGAGTACCTGACCTGCATTCCAATCACAGACAAGTTCTGCGAGAAGTACGACCTGAACGCCCACCTCCACTGA